One genomic region from Haloarcula taiwanensis encodes:
- a CDS encoding transcription antitermination protein, which produces MDAEATIDAVRDQTETERDRLGSDKVLIAATDATLETEAVLTVAATRESGSADIFGRWAAETDSDVAAQFEAAAEAAMERANRIDADAGDPDGFVDHLETVSGTARRVGAGLVAAPLVADRFYLQVVSFFINEADEGRADMFRGIRDEASALDDGVTALAHLSEAERETAAAAATDAIGAAYADYAETLEGMGLDPKPIC; this is translated from the coding sequence ATGGACGCCGAAGCCACTATCGACGCTGTCCGTGACCAGACCGAGACGGAGCGAGACAGACTGGGCTCGGACAAGGTGCTTATCGCAGCAACAGATGCGACACTGGAGACGGAGGCAGTCCTCACGGTGGCAGCGACCCGTGAATCAGGGAGTGCAGATATCTTCGGCCGGTGGGCAGCCGAGACAGACAGTGACGTGGCGGCGCAGTTCGAGGCAGCTGCCGAGGCCGCGATGGAGCGGGCGAACCGCATCGACGCAGACGCCGGTGACCCGGACGGGTTCGTCGACCATCTGGAAACGGTGAGCGGCACTGCACGGCGCGTTGGGGCCGGCCTCGTCGCCGCGCCGCTGGTCGCCGACCGGTTCTACCTGCAGGTGGTGAGCTTCTTCATCAACGAGGCGGACGAGGGGCGAGCCGATATGTTTCGTGGGATTCGAGACGAGGCGTCAGCACTTGACGACGGGGTGACCGCTCTCGCACACCTCTCGGAAGCCGAACGCGAGACGGCAGCGGCGGCCGCGACGGATGCTATCGGAGCGGCGTACGCCGACTACGCAGAAACGCTGGAGGGGATGGGACTGGACCCGAAGCCGATCTGCTAG
- a CDS encoding MBL fold metallo-hydrolase: MAEDYPDPPTDPPSLSATALQTKLDTGESVRLLDVRDRDEYEQWRVRGETVTATQLPFAKFLQAKVTGEVNDIVDEVAGSGPITVVCGRGEASAFVAGLLTEHDIEAQNLSDGMEGWARLYEAREIPCDDATVLQYRRPSSGCLGYMVVSDDSAAVIDPLRAFTDRYIADATDRDASLTHAIDTHVHADHVSGVRRLAEETDAKPMLSERAVARGVDDMTALADDESLQVGSATLEPRPLPGHTTGMTGFTIGDVLLAGDSIFLNSVARPDLEAGADGARDLARDLHRTLTDRLSVLPDETLVAPGHYSESTMSANGGTFTASLGTLRSRLTGFEMDREAFVEYVCDDIPARPANFERIIAINLGAETADDDTAFELELGPNNCAAAPLDAV; encoded by the coding sequence ATGGCCGAAGACTACCCTGACCCGCCGACGGACCCGCCGTCACTATCCGCAACAGCGTTGCAGACGAAACTCGACACCGGCGAATCAGTCCGGTTACTCGACGTTCGTGACCGCGACGAGTACGAGCAGTGGCGGGTTCGCGGCGAGACGGTGACAGCAACACAGCTGCCCTTTGCGAAGTTCCTCCAAGCGAAGGTGACCGGCGAAGTGAACGATATCGTCGACGAGGTAGCCGGCAGCGGCCCGATAACGGTCGTCTGTGGCCGCGGCGAGGCCAGCGCCTTCGTTGCCGGATTGCTCACTGAACACGACATTGAGGCGCAGAACCTCAGCGACGGCATGGAGGGCTGGGCACGGCTCTACGAAGCCCGCGAGATCCCCTGCGACGACGCAACCGTCCTCCAGTACCGTCGTCCGTCGTCGGGCTGTCTCGGCTACATGGTCGTCAGCGACGATTCGGCCGCTGTCATCGACCCGTTGCGGGCGTTCACCGACCGGTATATCGCCGATGCTACTGACCGCGACGCCTCGCTCACCCACGCTATCGACACGCACGTCCACGCTGACCACGTCAGCGGTGTCCGGCGTCTCGCCGAAGAAACCGATGCCAAACCAATGCTTTCCGAACGGGCGGTTGCTCGCGGTGTCGACGACATGACTGCACTGGCCGATGACGAATCGCTTCAGGTCGGGTCAGCCACGCTGGAGCCTCGTCCCCTGCCCGGTCACACGACCGGCATGACTGGCTTCACTATCGGTGACGTGCTTCTGGCCGGCGACAGCATCTTCCTCAACAGTGTCGCCCGCCCGGACCTCGAAGCCGGGGCCGACGGCGCTCGTGACCTCGCCCGCGATCTCCATCGGACGCTGACTGACCGGCTATCGGTACTACCCGATGAAACGCTCGTCGCCCCAGGCCACTACAGCGAGTCGACGATGTCGGCTAACGGTGGCACGTTCACAGCCTCGCTGGGCACGCTCCGAAGCCGACTCACAGGATTCGAGATGGACCGTGAGGCGTTCGTCGAGTACGTCTGTGACGACATACCGGCGCGACCCGCCAACTTCGAGCGGATTATCGCGATCAATCTCGGAGCGGAGACGGCCGACGACGACACGGCGTTCGAACTCGAACTCGGCCCGAACAACTGCGCGGCCGCGCCGTTGGACGCGGTGTGA
- a CDS encoding MarR family transcriptional regulator, with protein MRAKPEYRDRDDTEVAVLDALADRRDEGMTVFELRSRTEENIDRIEDALAALKADDLIEVEDNGERTVILPGEDVVGESLPDEDESLLDQIRKRLPL; from the coding sequence ATGAGAGCGAAGCCGGAGTATCGCGACCGGGACGACACTGAGGTTGCGGTGCTCGATGCGCTCGCTGACCGCCGCGACGAGGGGATGACTGTCTTCGAGCTTCGGTCGCGGACGGAAGAGAATATCGATCGTATTGAGGACGCGCTCGCCGCTCTCAAGGCGGACGACCTCATCGAGGTCGAGGACAACGGGGAGCGGACTGTCATTCTCCCGGGGGAGGACGTGGTGGGTGAATCGCTGCCGGACGAAGACGAGTCGCTCCTCGACCAGATTCGGAAGCGGCTTCCACTGTAA